The proteins below come from a single Candidatus Cloacimonas sp. genomic window:
- the rplT gene encoding 50S ribosomal protein L20, with protein MPRTTNNVAAHRRRKQYMLRARGFFGGRSKTYRAARQTVERAMAFSFAHRKLKKRQFRSLWITRINAACRLNDMSYSQFINGLHKANIQINRKTLAHLAWHDAPAFAKLVEIAKG; from the coding sequence ATGCCAAGAACTACTAATAATGTTGCCGCTCATAGAAGAAGAAAACAATATATGTTGAGAGCTCGTGGTTTTTTTGGAGGCAGAAGTAAGACCTATCGCGCCGCCAGACAAACAGTTGAACGAGCTATGGCTTTCTCTTTTGCCCATCGAAAACTGAAAAAGCGTCAGTTTAGAAGTTTGTGGATTACCAGAATTAATGCTGCCTGCCGATTGAACGATATGAGCTACAGCCAGTTTATCAATGGATTGCATAAGGCAAATATCCAAATAAACAGAAAAACCCTGGCACATCTGGCATGGCATGATGCTCCCGCGTTTGCCAAACTGGTAGAAATAGCCAAAGGATGA
- the infC gene encoding translation initiation factor IF-3, with amino-acid sequence MKKGKARTNEVVPKERINTQITADKVRLIDPNGKQIGIVSLKEALRRADDLELDLVEISPNAEPPVCRILDFSKYYFEKEKKAREARKRQHEVEVKEIKFGPNTEEHDYNFKKNNAIKFLKQHNKVKFTVRFRGRQMAHKELGYKVLDKLKEDLAQLVDIDGEPVSDRNLLSIVVTPKKDIDRILAKETKKEVVNEPEQEQTETKIE; translated from the coding sequence ATGAAAAAAGGAAAGGCACGCACGAATGAAGTGGTGCCGAAGGAAAGGATCAATACCCAAATAACCGCTGATAAAGTGCGTTTGATTGATCCCAACGGTAAACAGATAGGAATAGTTTCCTTGAAGGAAGCATTGCGTAGAGCTGATGATTTGGAGCTTGATTTAGTGGAAATATCCCCTAATGCCGAGCCCCCAGTGTGTCGGATTCTGGATTTCAGCAAATATTATTTTGAAAAAGAAAAGAAGGCAAGAGAAGCCAGAAAAAGACAGCATGAAGTTGAAGTGAAGGAAATCAAGTTCGGACCCAATACGGAAGAACATGATTATAATTTCAAGAAAAATAACGCTATCAAATTCCTGAAACAACATAACAAAGTAAAATTTACAGTTCGTTTTCGGGGTCGTCAAATGGCTCATAAAGAACTTGGTTACAAGGTGTTAGATAAGCTAAAAGAAGATCTTGCTCAGCTTGTGGATATTGACGGTGAACCGGTCTCAGATCGGAATTTGCTATCCATCGTCGTTACCCCCAAAAAAGATATAGATCGGATTCTGGCTAAAGAGACCAAAAAAGAAGTAGTCAACGAACCCGAACAGGAACAGACAGAAACCAAGATAGAATAA
- the rpmI gene encoding 50S ribosomal protein L35 yields the protein MPKIKTNRSAAKRFKVTGTGKVVRHHAKSAHIKTKKSPKLKRFLRGSAIVRKADEKRVYRMLGL from the coding sequence ATGCCTAAAATCAAAACTAACCGCTCGGCAGCCAAACGATTTAAGGTTACCGGAACTGGTAAAGTTGTGCGTCACCATGCTAAAAGCGCGCATATTAAAACGAAAAAATCACCCAAACTGAAACGCTTTTTGCGTGGTAGTGCAATCGTCCGAAAAGCCGATGAAAAAAGAGTTTATCGGATGCTGGGTTTATAA